A genomic segment from Lignipirellula cremea encodes:
- a CDS encoding sugar transferase, with protein MNGAAFAFVKRIFDLVLAIVALSLLWPVLLIVAILVKRSSPGPVFYRGLRTGRFGTPFYIWKFRSMVVDGERVGGTTTAENDPRITRVGLVIRKYKLDELPQLFNVLTGEMSFVGPRPEVAEYTDSYSPDEQRILNVKPGITDWASLEFNDLQSHVGREDADRAFRERVLPRKNQLRLRYVDQQSLWFDFYILVQTFLVVASKPFRRSRT; from the coding sequence ATGAATGGCGCGGCCTTTGCGTTCGTAAAACGAATCTTCGATCTGGTGTTAGCCATCGTCGCCTTGTCGCTTCTATGGCCGGTGCTGTTGATCGTGGCGATTCTCGTGAAGCGCTCTTCGCCGGGGCCCGTGTTTTATCGGGGCTTACGGACGGGGCGGTTTGGAACGCCGTTCTATATCTGGAAGTTTCGTTCGATGGTGGTGGACGGCGAGCGTGTCGGCGGAACCACCACGGCGGAAAACGATCCTCGTATCACCAGGGTCGGGCTGGTCATACGCAAATACAAACTTGACGAGCTGCCCCAGCTGTTCAACGTGCTGACGGGCGAAATGAGCTTTGTCGGGCCGCGTCCTGAAGTCGCTGAATACACGGATTCTTACAGTCCCGACGAGCAACGCATTCTCAATGTGAAGCCCGGCATTACCGACTGGGCGAGCCTGGAGTTCAACGACTTGCAAAGTCATGTTGGTCGGGAAGATGCTGACCGTGCGTTTCGCGAACGGGTCTTGCCTCGCAAGAACCAGTTGCGTTTGCGTTATGTCGATCAACAATCTCTCTGGTTTGACTTCTACATCCTGGTGCAGACATTTCTGGTTGTCGCCTCCAAACCCTTTCGCAGGAGCCGGACCTGA
- a CDS encoding aldo/keto reductase, which yields MESFELGGKQVSRLGMGGCPLGGHGWGAVDDRQLVAAVRRALEQGVTFFDTADVYGRGRSEEILADALGQDRSKVVIASKGGVRFTAEGKTFKDIRPAYLREAVEGSLRRLRLESLPLYYIHWPDGQTPVEEAVAELDRMRVEGKIEAIGVSNFTTDELRRAQQVAAISAVQVQYSLAERTQAEALLPAARQLQIPLITWGSLAQGMLTGKFTAQSKFGADDRRSRYENFQGDKLRSNLELVEVLHSIAGRLDRSPAQIAMRWLLDTAGVGCVLFGAKRPEQVDENTTSAGDWSLPEADYLRLRDFAQERKLVA from the coding sequence ATGGAAAGTTTTGAACTGGGAGGGAAGCAGGTCTCGCGGTTAGGAATGGGCGGCTGTCCGCTCGGCGGCCATGGTTGGGGCGCTGTCGATGACCGGCAACTGGTCGCTGCGGTCCGCCGCGCGCTCGAACAGGGCGTCACCTTTTTCGATACGGCCGATGTCTATGGACGCGGCCGTTCGGAAGAGATCCTGGCGGATGCTCTCGGTCAGGATCGTTCCAAGGTTGTGATCGCCAGCAAAGGCGGCGTTCGCTTTACCGCTGAAGGTAAAACCTTCAAGGACATTCGTCCGGCGTACTTGCGTGAAGCGGTCGAAGGGAGTCTTCGCCGACTGCGTCTCGAATCGCTTCCCCTCTATTACATTCATTGGCCGGATGGGCAGACGCCGGTTGAAGAAGCCGTGGCCGAGCTGGATCGCATGCGCGTCGAGGGCAAGATCGAAGCGATCGGAGTTTCGAACTTCACCACGGATGAATTACGCCGCGCTCAGCAAGTCGCCGCGATCTCCGCCGTTCAAGTCCAATATAGCCTGGCGGAACGGACCCAGGCGGAAGCATTGCTGCCGGCCGCTCGTCAACTGCAGATTCCGCTCATTACCTGGGGTTCACTGGCCCAGGGAATGTTGACGGGAAAATTTACCGCCCAATCGAAGTTCGGCGCCGATGACCGTCGCAGTCGGTATGAAAACTTTCAAGGCGACAAGCTGCGATCCAATCTGGAGCTTGTGGAAGTCCTCCATTCGATTGCAGGCCGGCTTGATCGCTCGCCGGCACAGATTGCGATGCGCTGGCTGCTCGACACGGCCGGTGTCGGCTGCGTCCTGTTTGGGGCGAAACGTCCCGAACAAGTGGACGAAAACACCACCAGCGCCGGCGACTGGAGTCTTCCGGAAGCAGACTACCTGCGTTTGAGGGATTTCGCCCAGGAGAGAAAGCTCGTTGCTTGA
- a CDS encoding transketolase translates to MKDTELLAKQIRIHALKMTSQGGSSHIGSAFSMADIIAVLYGGAMKVDPLDPRAADRDRFLLSKGHAGAAVYAALAERGFFPVEKLSTHYQDGSDLSGHVSHKGIPGVEFSTGSLGHGLPVAAGMAKAARLKGEQHRVFALLSDGECDEGSNWEAILFAAHHQLNNLVCIIDYNKIQSLAPVAETLALEPFVDKWISFGWHVIEVDGHDHQQLKDSFLPHANSTNKPLCVLAHTTKGKGVSFMEDTVLWHYRTARDEEFNAALAELEKSA, encoded by the coding sequence ATGAAAGACACCGAACTTCTCGCGAAGCAGATTCGAATCCATGCCTTGAAAATGACGAGCCAGGGTGGAAGCTCTCACATCGGTTCGGCCTTCTCCATGGCGGATATTATCGCGGTTCTCTATGGCGGCGCCATGAAGGTCGATCCCCTGGATCCTCGGGCCGCTGATCGCGATCGTTTTCTCCTCAGCAAGGGCCATGCCGGGGCCGCCGTTTACGCCGCTTTGGCGGAGCGCGGCTTCTTTCCCGTGGAGAAGCTTTCCACCCACTACCAGGACGGATCGGATCTAAGCGGACACGTTTCCCACAAGGGGATCCCTGGCGTCGAGTTCTCCACGGGCTCGCTGGGCCACGGTCTACCGGTGGCGGCAGGCATGGCCAAAGCGGCCAGGTTAAAGGGAGAGCAGCACCGCGTGTTCGCCCTGCTCAGCGACGGCGAGTGCGACGAAGGCTCCAATTGGGAGGCGATCCTGTTTGCCGCGCATCACCAGTTGAACAACCTGGTTTGCATCATCGACTACAACAAGATCCAAAGCCTGGCGCCGGTGGCGGAAACTCTCGCGCTGGAGCCATTTGTTGACAAATGGATCAGCTTCGGCTGGCACGTTATCGAAGTCGACGGCCACGATCACCAGCAGCTAAAAGACAGCTTCTTGCCGCACGCCAACAGCACGAACAAGCCGCTTTGCGTGTTGGCCCATACCACCAAAGGCAAAGGCGTCTCGTTTATGGAAGACACGGTGCTCTGGCACTATCGCACCGCCCGCGATGAAGAATTCAACGCGGCTCTAGCTGAATTGGAGAAGTCCGCATGA
- a CDS encoding glycosyltransferase, translating into MRYGVLGTMLASQGHQVTQWAGTVDHFEKTQRALSNQTIPWNDNYTIELVFGRGYVRHIGPRRIAYHRQAARSFRQRAAELAPPDVIISAIPTIEVSAEAVRYGREHGAAVILDIRDLWPDALFHALPGMLVPLAKLAAAPATRRLESICRQATGLMGVSQSYLEWGQEKAGRGHGEHDRVFPLGYQRRTLDAVEQSAAEAVWRKRGIGPERGFRCCFFGTLGNSTNLDDILTVARRCWNEGDRDVQFVICGEGPNLAEYKRNVAGLQNVVFPGWVSPHEITVLMQWSDMGIAPYSAKAMQSLPNKPIEYLGGGLPVLSTLRGELELLLEQEQCGFTFVPGQADELHRRLVEARGNPSLLAEMKANALRVFADRFDASVVYPQMIAFLKETGDHVKRTSRRAA; encoded by the coding sequence ATGCGTTATGGTGTTTTGGGGACGATGCTGGCCAGCCAGGGCCACCAGGTAACGCAATGGGCCGGAACGGTCGACCACTTTGAAAAAACGCAAAGAGCCTTATCGAATCAAACGATCCCCTGGAACGACAACTATACGATCGAACTGGTATTTGGGCGGGGATACGTTCGCCATATCGGCCCGCGCCGAATCGCCTATCATCGCCAGGCCGCCAGGTCTTTTCGCCAGCGCGCCGCGGAGTTAGCTCCACCGGATGTGATCATCAGCGCGATCCCCACGATCGAAGTGTCTGCAGAAGCGGTCCGTTACGGCCGTGAACACGGCGCTGCGGTGATTCTCGATATCCGAGACCTCTGGCCGGACGCCCTCTTCCACGCGCTGCCCGGAATGCTCGTTCCCCTGGCCAAACTCGCCGCGGCGCCCGCGACGCGGCGCCTGGAATCCATCTGCCGCCAGGCCACCGGGCTCATGGGCGTATCCCAGAGCTATCTCGAGTGGGGCCAAGAGAAAGCTGGCCGCGGCCACGGCGAACACGATCGGGTCTTTCCGCTCGGGTATCAGCGGCGCACGCTGGACGCGGTGGAGCAGTCCGCGGCAGAGGCCGTTTGGCGAAAACGCGGGATTGGCCCCGAGCGGGGCTTTCGCTGCTGTTTCTTCGGGACCTTAGGCAATAGCACGAATTTGGATGATATTCTGACGGTGGCGCGCCGTTGCTGGAACGAGGGCGATCGAGACGTGCAGTTCGTCATTTGCGGCGAAGGACCCAACCTCGCCGAATACAAACGCAACGTCGCCGGTCTCCAGAATGTCGTCTTTCCTGGCTGGGTTAGTCCTCACGAAATCACCGTATTGATGCAGTGGAGCGACATGGGAATCGCCCCGTATTCGGCCAAGGCGATGCAGTCGCTACCCAACAAGCCAATCGAATATCTCGGCGGCGGATTGCCGGTGCTATCAACGCTGCGGGGCGAGCTGGAATTGCTGCTGGAACAGGAACAGTGTGGGTTTACCTTTGTGCCTGGTCAGGCCGACGAGCTTCATCGACGACTGGTGGAAGCCCGCGGGAATCCATCGCTGCTGGCGGAAATGAAGGCCAACGCGTTACGGGTTTTCGCAGACCGCTTTGATGCGTCTGTCGTTTATCCCCAAATGATTGCGTTTCTGAAAGAAACCGGCGATCACGTAAAGCGTACATCGCGTCGGGCCGCCTAA
- a CDS encoding UDP-glucose dehydrogenase family protein, giving the protein MKIAMVGAGYVGLVTGSCFADSGNEVWCVDIDQAKIEKLTRGEIPIFEPGLAEMVLRNVEMGRLHFTTDLAQAVGRAEIVYLAVGTPQANDGSADLSALWSVVAGLAEHLPSTAITVVKSTVPVGTNAKVYERLRELTDRDCEVASNPEFLKEGAAIDDFTEPDRVVVGVRSRRAAEVLEQLYRPFLEPDRPFLTMSPESAELTKYVANALLSTKISFINEMANLCERMEGDINEVRRGIGHDQRIGFAFLSPGVGYGGSCFPKDVRALACMAEEHGLEPRILRAVDEVNSQQKHVLTDKVEQHFGDNLLGRTLAIWGLAFKPQTDDIREAPALVMIDRLLARGVNLRVFDPEALANVRAIYGDKLFYAATAMEALVDADGLAINTEWSEFRQVQFEMVKAKLKTPLVFDGRNIYEPDQMRRHGFTYYSIGRLPRGVRGRRGAVEPALLPLQK; this is encoded by the coding sequence ATGAAAATCGCGATGGTCGGCGCCGGATACGTCGGATTGGTCACTGGTTCATGTTTCGCCGACAGCGGCAACGAAGTCTGGTGCGTCGACATTGACCAGGCAAAAATTGAAAAACTGACCCGCGGTGAAATTCCCATCTTTGAGCCGGGACTGGCGGAGATGGTGCTGCGCAACGTTGAGATGGGGCGACTGCATTTCACCACGGATCTCGCCCAGGCGGTTGGGCGCGCGGAAATCGTCTACCTGGCAGTGGGAACGCCGCAAGCGAATGACGGTTCGGCCGATTTATCCGCCTTATGGAGCGTGGTGGCGGGCCTGGCCGAACATCTGCCTTCCACGGCGATCACGGTTGTCAAAAGCACCGTGCCGGTCGGCACCAACGCCAAGGTTTATGAGCGGTTGCGGGAACTGACCGATCGCGACTGTGAGGTTGCCAGCAACCCCGAGTTCCTCAAAGAAGGCGCCGCGATTGACGACTTTACCGAACCTGATCGGGTCGTTGTCGGCGTCCGCAGTCGGCGGGCGGCCGAGGTGCTGGAACAGCTCTATCGCCCGTTTCTAGAGCCCGATCGGCCGTTCCTGACGATGTCGCCGGAAAGCGCTGAGTTGACCAAGTACGTGGCGAATGCTTTGCTTTCGACCAAAATCAGCTTCATTAACGAGATGGCCAACCTGTGCGAGCGGATGGAAGGCGACATCAATGAGGTGCGCCGCGGCATCGGCCACGATCAACGTATCGGATTCGCCTTTTTGTCCCCCGGCGTGGGCTATGGCGGTAGCTGCTTCCCCAAGGATGTACGTGCTTTGGCCTGCATGGCCGAGGAACACGGACTGGAGCCGCGTATTTTGCGGGCCGTCGACGAGGTGAACAGTCAGCAGAAACATGTGCTGACCGACAAAGTCGAGCAGCATTTCGGCGACAATCTTCTGGGCCGCACCCTAGCGATCTGGGGATTGGCCTTCAAGCCGCAAACCGACGATATTCGCGAAGCGCCCGCCCTGGTAATGATTGATCGTCTTTTGGCGAGGGGAGTCAATTTGCGGGTTTTTGATCCCGAAGCACTGGCGAACGTCCGCGCTATTTACGGCGACAAGCTGTTCTACGCGGCCACGGCGATGGAAGCGCTGGTCGACGCCGACGGTTTGGCGATCAACACCGAATGGTCGGAGTTTCGCCAGGTCCAGTTCGAAATGGTCAAAGCGAAGCTCAAGACGCCGCTGGTTTTTGATGGGCGCAATATCTACGAACCCGATCAAATGCGACGGCACGGGTTTACTTACTACTCGATTGGGCGTTTGCCTCGCGGCGTTCGCGGGCGACGCGGAGCGGTGGAACCTGCTTTGCTTCCGCTGCAGAAATAA
- a CDS encoding TylF/MycF/NovP-related O-methyltransferase: protein MSETQIANPYEKKSLTRQVAKTILYGLQKVLPQKAYDAIYFPAFRVYHNGQIRAYEKKVARLRKSGDAAALLRAERVLSVMPHSLIGETGLEHTHDLALDLTNRQIPGSFVECGVARGGCAALIGKVAKADPLPRHCWFFDSYEGLPVPDENDFVDGRTGDHIRPLPPGSCLGTYEQVSALLFNEMNLSRDEVSLVKGWFQDTLPVTSAQVGTIALLRVDGDWYDSTMCVLENLYEQVSPGGHIIIDDYYSCYGARKATDEFRQKHGIETALASDGRGGCSFMKPEGRSAKQVRESAA, encoded by the coding sequence ATGTCAGAAACACAAATTGCCAACCCGTACGAAAAAAAGTCCTTAACGCGCCAGGTCGCCAAGACAATCCTGTACGGATTGCAAAAAGTTCTGCCGCAGAAGGCCTACGATGCGATCTATTTTCCCGCGTTTCGGGTTTACCATAACGGTCAAATCCGGGCGTACGAAAAAAAGGTGGCGCGACTGCGGAAGTCGGGCGACGCGGCCGCCTTGCTGCGAGCCGAGCGGGTTCTTTCCGTGATGCCCCACTCGCTGATTGGCGAAACGGGGCTTGAGCATACGCACGATCTGGCGCTTGATCTCACAAATCGGCAGATCCCTGGCTCCTTCGTGGAATGCGGCGTTGCTCGCGGCGGTTGTGCGGCGCTGATTGGCAAAGTGGCCAAGGCGGATCCGCTGCCGCGTCACTGCTGGTTTTTTGATTCCTATGAGGGACTGCCTGTCCCCGATGAAAACGATTTTGTTGATGGCCGCACTGGCGATCATATCCGCCCGCTTCCGCCGGGATCTTGCCTCGGAACCTACGAACAGGTATCCGCCCTGCTGTTCAACGAAATGAATTTGTCTCGCGACGAAGTTTCGCTGGTCAAAGGCTGGTTCCAGGACACGCTGCCGGTAACGTCGGCCCAGGTGGGAACGATCGCCCTCTTGCGCGTCGACGGCGACTGGTACGATTCCACCATGTGTGTGCTGGAAAATCTTTACGAGCAGGTCAGCCCTGGCGGCCATATCATCATCGATGACTATTACAGCTGCTACGGAGCTCGTAAAGCCACCGATGAGTTCCGTCAAAAGCACGGCATTGAGACAGCGCTTGCTTCCGACGGTCGGGGCGGCTGCTCCTTCATGAAGCCCGAGGGCCGCAGCGCGAAACAGGTTCGGGAGTCGGCCGCATGA
- a CDS encoding transketolase family protein, with translation MRDQFIERLSEMAESDPRVMLVTGDLGFGVLNDYRRRFPSQFINAGVAEQNMTGMATGLAMEGFIVYTYSIANFTFMRCLEQIRNDAAYHEANVNVVSIGGGFSYGALGMSHHATEDLAIMRALPGLTVVSPCDNWETMEAAQALAATPGPSYLRLDKSTAGETNYPGEVFELGKARRLREGTDLTIAACGGIVDEVLQAADQLREQGIRCRVLSVHTIKPLDTAALVSAAQETGGLLTVEEHNIVGGLGSAIAETLLDSGVFVNRFRRIGLADRYSSIVGSQGYLRSKYEMDRHAIIAAVKDLLNGAAIKKAA, from the coding sequence ATGAGAGATCAATTCATCGAACGCTTGTCGGAAATGGCGGAGAGCGATCCGCGCGTGATGCTGGTGACGGGCGACCTGGGCTTTGGAGTCCTGAACGACTATCGGCGCCGCTTTCCCAGCCAGTTCATTAACGCCGGCGTGGCCGAGCAGAATATGACCGGCATGGCGACCGGTTTGGCGATGGAAGGCTTTATCGTTTACACCTATTCCATCGCTAACTTTACGTTCATGCGCTGCCTGGAGCAAATCCGCAACGACGCTGCGTACCACGAGGCCAATGTCAATGTCGTCAGCATCGGCGGCGGCTTCAGCTACGGGGCGCTCGGCATGTCGCATCACGCCACCGAAGACCTGGCGATCATGAGGGCCCTGCCGGGGCTGACGGTCGTTTCCCCTTGCGACAACTGGGAGACCATGGAAGCCGCCCAGGCGCTGGCCGCCACTCCCGGCCCGAGTTATCTGCGACTCGACAAATCCACCGCGGGCGAGACAAACTATCCTGGCGAAGTGTTTGAACTCGGCAAGGCCCGCCGACTGCGTGAGGGTACGGACCTGACAATCGCCGCCTGCGGAGGGATCGTCGACGAAGTATTGCAAGCGGCCGACCAGTTGCGAGAACAAGGAATCCGTTGCCGTGTTCTCAGCGTACACACGATCAAACCGCTCGACACGGCCGCCCTGGTGTCGGCCGCCCAGGAGACCGGCGGACTGCTAACCGTCGAAGAGCACAACATTGTCGGAGGTCTGGGCAGTGCGATCGCTGAGACGCTGCTCGATTCCGGCGTGTTTGTGAATCGCTTCCGCCGTATTGGTCTGGCCGATCGTTACTCCAGCATCGTCGGCAGCCAGGGCTATCTCCGCTCGAAGTACGAAATGGACCGCCACGCGATCATCGCCGCCGTAAAAGACTTGTTGAACGGGGCCGCTATCAAAAAAGCCGCCTAA